The sequence below is a genomic window from Mesoplodon densirostris isolate mMesDen1 chromosome 12, mMesDen1 primary haplotype, whole genome shotgun sequence.
ctgccCCAGCGCCCATGGGAGGAAGTGACTGGCAGGGGTGTGTCACTCACACCAGCTGCAGCTCAGACTGGCTGAGGTCCCCAGCCCCGCTCCTCTGTCCTGATGGTAAACCACTGAGCCCACCTGGAACAACCCAGCATCACCCCCATCATCATTCTATCCTGAAAATTATTCCCCCCTTCAGTTTGTCTGCCCTGACAGGGTACACGCCCAGCAGATACCGTTGCTGATGTACACATATCAACTGAGgagaaaaatgaatgttttatCTTCTTGCAGAAATTAATTCTTACCTGTTCCCAGGGATATATAGTTCAAGAACATATAACATATAAGTGTGCAACTACAGGCTACACGCTAACTTAGCAGTTTTCACCTGACttgaaaaaataatctaaaactcAAATGGTCTCTTAGTGAGACAGGGAGGAGGTAACATTTTCATAAGATCAAATTACATCAGGAAGAAAAGGTCAAGAGAGAACATGAGAAGCTGACCACAGCCCAGAAGACAGACccatatgtaaaactgaatcactctgctgtacacctgaaatgaacacaacgttgtaaatcaactagatcTCAAtacaaaataagttaattaatataaatgcttagaaaagaagacagacctgagttcaagtACGGCAGAAGCTAGAATGGTATCAGAGGACTCCGGCTGATCGGATGCTTTACTCATCACAATGACATGCGCCCGCCTGACTATACACGTTAGTGGGATGGGTTGCAGGGTGTCAGAGGGCAGGCTCCAGAACCGGGGCACTGGGCCCACCATCCTGTCCTGGAACAGCTCCATGACCTTGTAAGCAACTTCCTGCTCCTTcagctcttctgtaaaatggggacactgATTCTAGCAATCAGGGTAACGACTATATTAGATTCaggctgtatttttaaaaatccctgcaCTCACCGAAGAACTGTGTTCATGCCTAAATATCAGCATTAGGATGGTGGAGAATGGGGGCCATACTAGATCCTACCTCAGAGGCTgatgtgaggatcaaatgagctaATCCACGTAAAACCCTAAACATGGTTCGTGGCCCACAGTAAGTGCTCATTTTGCTTGTATCCATGGTAAAGGGTGTCTTACACATTTATTTAAAGCTGTCCACAAAAATTACCTGGTACGACCAATGGATTACCTTAGTTTATTTCTATGAACTGGAAATCTAAACCTACCTACTTAGCAGCCTACCTATGTACTTAGGGATTGGTATGACGATTTTATTTGTGTTTCAGGGGAGAATTTGAGAACCATGCAAGACTTAAATGGCATGCTTCAACAGCACTGCAAATCAAAGATAAATAATGTTATCTTAATTTATGCAGACCAAGCAAATATTTCATCAGAGTCCAAGAGGTCTGAATAGATATATCTGAAGATTATTGAATGCTGTACCAAAAAAACCCACTACTTGAGTAGCACCGGGAATAGTTAATAAATAAGGCCGTTGACTTTGGTTCTTCTATTCTGCTTTTGTAGCATGCCTTAAAAGCAATTACTATTCCATTACTGTTCACACGAGAAAATTTACCAGCCTGCAATCTAGAGGCAAGTGGGGTAGATGGAAGAAAATGGAGTCGCCCACTAGTTTCCAAAAAGCTTCAGACAAAGTCTAAATGCTTAAAAGACACACATTCATTGTAGCCAACAATAGCCCGACATGCCTTCATGTCTATTCATGAGACAGAATAACAGGTGAAAAGTAGGTTGGAGGACGAAGAATGGGAAAGAGACAATAGGAAGAGGCAGAAAAGAGAAGGCCTTTTAAACCCAGAGTTATTTCTGgccattaaaatatcaaaatccaAATGAAAACTGCTGGTGTCCAAGGACAACCCTGTCCAAAACGAACCACAGCTCAAGTACTGTACACCCAGCGGGAGTAAAGAAAATGTACAGATTTAACACTGATAGCCTAAGAAAGCTGCCCGTAGTTTTATAAATCCAGTTTACACAATTCTCACATTTGATCAGACTTACGGCGCGGCTGTTAACATGCTTTTAGGTGGAAAGAACGAAAACACAAGGGGAGCATTTCAGGTAAAATCGTCTTTGGATGCTACTCCCTAAGAGAATCTTTGAGGTTTCTTCACTTTGAAAAGATAATTACCCTACACCAAGTAACTGCGtcaagggaaaaaggaaagggagatCTCCTGTCTCCTTTCAGGAAATACATTCAGAATCTACTATTTAGGGGGAAAGTGCCAAACCCTGTAAATTTGAATATCCTTTGGATTAGGGCTCCAGTGAGCTGCACGTAAAGGGAGGAACATATCAATAAATGATCAGAAAAGAGCAGGACGAACTCGCCCTCACCACTCCCAGCACACAGACAGCTTAACTGCACCCAACACAGCATCCAAACAAAGGGCCTCTCTAGTTCACTGCTTGCCAGAAACGTCTTCCAAAGGCGGTCTCATTAACTGAGCCCTTTCCTGAGCCCCTAAGGTGTTTCAGAGTCAGCTTGTCTTCCAGCCTCACCTGGAAGCCTCACCTCAACTCAATTTAAAGTTGTAaaagtttccttttcttgcttgGAAAGTGCTATTTTTTAACCTTTCAACTCAACGGGTTTCCCAAGGTGAAAGTCACTTCACCTGAAAAGCGGCTGCTTTAAACTCAAGAGAGCTTGGAACGTTTTCTAGCAAAGGACAGAAATCTGATCAATAGCGTTATAGAAAATGTGACCAGCTCCAGTCCCATTTGTCTGTGGCTGCCATTTTTATGAAAGCCGTGTAAATCCTTTGCAAATAAGCGTTTCCGGAGAGCTATGTCGATGGGCTGTGCAGGCGGCAGGCAACAGGATTACCTGTGAGCCACGGTGCAAAACCCCATCAAGGCCACAGGAAGAGGCCATGTTGAGTTACGGGCAACGTGGAAAACTCCAGGCACCTCCTTCTCCCATGGACAGCCCAGCTTCTGCGGCTACAATTCACACAGCTTCATTTGCAGAATCAATTCACacagcttcatttgcaaatggatTCAGCTATTAAGCATAGGATTGTTGGATGCAAATAtttctttcctggtggcacagctCAGTTGAAAGGGGAGCCTGAAAATTAGCTAGCTGGATGGGAGAAGAAACCTCCATTCCAGTTACCAGGGAGGAATAATTGTACACAGGGTGCCTACTGCACCTTTAATTTAATTTGGAGACCTTTcagcttttaatttccttcatctgcAGCCAATGCTTAGTGAGTTAAGCATGGGAGAAGAAAGCTCCATTCCAGTTACCAGGGAGGAATAATTGTACACAGGGTGCCTATTGCACCTTTAATTTAATTTGGAGAGCTTTCAGCTTTTACTTTCCTTCATTTGCAGCCAATGCTTAGTGAGTTAATTTGTACCCGGttcattttcctccttttatcTTATCTATGTTAACATCAACCATGGAAATGAGGGGCACCATGAATAAAAGATGAAGGCTAACTCAGGACACTCTTTCTTAAGGTACTGTGAATTACTTAAAAATGAATTTGTGTGTGCACCATAGAAAGGGCTGAGATATACGCCTGGCCCTACAGCATCCCTGATCAGCATCTGTCCTCCCACCCAAGGAGCTGTAGTTTTTAGATGTTTTAACTGGTCCTACCTTTTCTCCAAGAGAGCACTGTCTAGACTGCAATCCGCATAGAATCATTATTCCTAGAACTGGTGGAGGGTAGGCCAGCCCATTAATGCACAAGACTAAGGATGCATAAATTCCACTAATCTGACTTTTTAGAGAGTGCAATCCTGCTTGCCATGAAAAGAATGTGCTGTAAAAGAAAACTGCATGTCCCAACACAGATGCCTGGTGAACAGAGAGATGCCTGCTTTGTCCAAAAACActgtgttgggggagggatggtgggTGAGAACGGGATTAGTCCTAAAATGCCTGTCTGGGAGGAACCTCTAGGAGCTACAGAACGTAAATTCTAAGTGTATCATGcatattatgctttttaaaaaatcccttctcTTGTGTATTTTGTATATGGGGCACCTCTCCTTAAATAACAGTTGCACATGCTCTTAAGTTGATTTTGAATATTTCATTACTTCCAATTGTACAAAACGTTAGTGTCTTGAAAGTTTTGCATTTCTTTCCTATATAGTTTCCTCTCAGCcaaagctatttttttctccttacccTCGcctctttcttttatcttctctctctcttttctccccgatggaccaaaaaaaaaacaaaaaaacaaaaaactactgcATTCTTCTCTTGCTGCTTCCTATCCACCACCACCAAGCCTTCCTTTCAGTTTGGGAAGCATCAAAGGAAGACTGTGTTCTGAGCCGTTTCTCTGCCCGTCTGGGCTAACTCTGTGCCAATTCAATCCAATACCTCACACCAACCGGCTAGAAGCTGGAAGAAACTGAAACTCACGGCTCTTCATAGCCCGTCCCCTTAAAAGGTTAATTAGTAATAATGTTCACTATTTTGCTTACATAAGACCACACATTTTCACAGGTAGGGCAACTTCCAAGTtgtagaagaaggaaaaaagacttTGGTGTTtacgatagctagtgggaagcagccacatagcacagggagatctgctccgtgttttgcgaccacctagacggggtggggggggataatgagggtgggagggagggagacgcaagagggaagagttatgggaacatatgtatacgtatagctgattcactttgttataaagcagaaacgaacacaccattgtaaagcaattatactccaataaagatgtttaaaaaaaaagcaactaaacCCAAGATCCTACTAGAAtataatcaatcaataaatattatttaagaaaaagactTTGGGGTTTAAAATGATGGTGTACTGAAATGTAAGGGGCTTTGCTTCAGAATACAAACCACGTCTTTTGGGGGCAAGAGTATGCAAACAGGATCACAATAAGAACCCAACTTAAAAAATCAGATGATATCTCTAATCTTGgttataataaagaccatattatagatgacaagcttattgaatTCTTCGGGGTGGGGGGAACATGTGAAGAAAGCCCTTCATCGCGAAAGCATGAAAAGAAAAGATGGGAGCAATGACTGGTCCTTTTATTCATAAAGCAGGAGAGGATGAATAGAAATGAAGGCAgcggggttccctggtggcgcagtccgcctgccgatgcaggggacacaggttcgtgtcccggtccgggaggatcccacatgctgcggagcagctgggcccgtgagccatggccgctgagcctgcgcgttcggagcctgtgctccgcaacgggagaggccacagcagtgagaggcccgcgtaccgcaaaaaaaaaaaaaaaaaaaaaaaatgaaggcagcAATTGCCCTtaagaaatggatttttaaagcCACACAGGCAGGAAAATTAAGTCGGAGAGGTACAGAATAGCTCCGTCCTGAGGTTATGAAAGCCAAACTGAGATATCAGGATGAAAGCATGGGACGTTTGTGATTTCTAGACGTACAGATTGTCCAGTTTACTTGGTGTAAGAGGAGGGATGATGGCGTCTCGGAGGCCGGATGTCAGGAATTTGGGGGAGAGGAAGGCAACAGTCCCACGATATGTCAAAAAGCCCAAGATTTTTTTTCCGCTCTATTTGTGGAGGAGGAACAAAGTGAAAACTACGCAATCAGCCTCATTTGCAGAACGCTCGCGCATGCGCACACACTCAGGCGGTAATATACCAGCCTCAAGAACTAACACCTGTTCTAACCAGGTGCCTGATGGCTTTGTGCACCTGTAGCCTCCAAGGGAAACTGTGCTatcgcagcagcagcagcccggGGTGCGCCGAGGACCTCATGGCGGGCACCAGGATGCAATGGCCTGGTGCCAGAGTGTCCAAAGAGGTTCCtagagaaggggaaggaaaaggaaacggGCAGCCCAGCTGAAACCTCGGACTGCAGAAAGACAGAACCACAGGGCAGGGCAGTCTCAACTCAGTTACCAGAGGGCTTCCTTTTAAAGGAGGTCATCTTTAGAGTCAGAAAGGGCCTTTGCGGGTGAGGGAAGAGATGGAAGGAGGACCCCTTAGAAGTCAGGGTTTTCTCTAGTAACCATTTCCGTGCCAGCGGACTGTACGAGAGAAACGTGTCTCTGGGCTGATTTTTAGTTTCCTTCTCCACCGTCCTCCCGGTATGGTTCTAGACTCAGAATCACACCTGTGTGCGCGGAAGGGCCTCGGAGACCACCGAGCCCGCCCCCAGAGCGCTGGGTCCCTCCCCGGTCTCTCCTGCAGCCCGGCCCCACGGAGCTCCATCCTCAGGCCGGACAGAGCCCAGTTCCTAGAAATCATCCCCGCGCCTCACACCTGTGCCACCGTCTCGGCCCAATCGTGGGGCCGGTGTGTGTGCATCGGGGCGGAGGAGCAGCAAAGCCCCCGCCAGACTCCCTCCCCGAGTCACAGTggtcctcccaccccctccacccccggGGCCAGCAGGGGGCTGCGGAGCTCTGCGCCCGGAGTCCCGAGTGCGCGCCCGGGCAGGTGAGCACTGCCCAGCGCAGCGGCGGCAGAACCGACacgctggggcccctcccgccCGCCTGCCCCCCACGCCCCCCCGGCGGGGCGCGCCGGCCGCTACCTCCTGGAAGAGCTCGAGACTGTAGGTGTTGTCGTCGTCGGCGAAGAAGAGCACGCCGGGCTGCGCGCGCTGGTGCCCGTGCCTCTGGCGCAGCCAGGCCAAGCCGGCGTTGCGCTGCTCGGTGGCGCGCGGCAGCCCGGGCCGCTTGTAGCGCCGCGGCGTGGGCACGTGCAGGTGCGTGCTAGGCAGCCCCGCGCGCGCCAGGAAGCGGCTCACCAGCTCGCTGCGCGCCGCCGCGTCCTCCACCAGGATCCAGTGCAGCTGCGCCACCTGGCGGAACGTGTTAGCCAGGCGTGTCAGCTCGGCCTTCTGCACCGGGCGGCTGTAGGTGGGCGTGATGGCATAGATGGTGGGCAGCGGCGGCTcgggcggcagcggcagcggcggccGCGACTCGTTGCGCTGCTCCCGGCCGCGCCCCGCGCCGCCCCGGCGGAGCGGGAGGCGGGCGCCCCCGCGGCCCCCGGGATAGGGCGAGAAGTACGGGCGCGGGGTGAGCGGGGGCGCGGGCCTACGCGTGTCCACGTCGAGCATGATGATGACGATCAGGATCCAGGGCAGGAGGATGAAGAAGCGGCTGAAGAGCACTGACTTCATGGTGCCCTCTCCCCCGGCCTCTCGGACGCCCCGGACCGGGGCGAGCCGGGGGACCCCAGCGCGCAGTTTGGACGGCGGCGGCGCCCGCGCTCAGGAAGCCGCGGCCCGCACGCTCTCCACGGGGTGGGTAGCGGGGCGCTGCGGGGGCGCGGAGCCGGGCCTGGGGGATGCGCGCAGGTGCCGAGGAGCTCGGGCTACAGGGCGGGCGGCGATGCCTCTACTCCGGGGAGTCGGCGGGAAGCGGGACGCGGTCCAGCCGAGCGCTGCCGGCCCCGGAGTTACGCCGAGCGCCGGGAAGGCGGCGATCTCACCGCGCTCTTTCCGAGGAGTGGGACCTGGGAGCCGTCCCGCGGCGCTGCGGGAAAAGGGACTCCAGCCGCGGGCCCCCGATGCGCTGCCGGGGGCACCTTCGAGGGCGGGGGGCAGGCACCGAGGGCTCTCCTTCGTCACATCCCAGCCCCGGCGGCGAGGACCGAGGGCGACGCCGGGGACGCCGTGCGCCCAGCTCTGCTCGCGCGCCGCAGCGGAAGCCTGCGCTCCGATCCCTCGCTCCTCTCTGCTCTTCGGAGAACCTCTCCCGGCTCCGGCAGCAAGATCCCAAagccaggaaagaaagaaaaagcgaGGGGCGGGGGCGCTGCGGACTCCAGCGTCCTCCCAGGGCTCCTGTGGGGAGACAGCAGCGCTGCTACTGGCGGAGAGGGGCTGCgagggggaggcggggagggggcccGGCCAGCCGGCTCCGGAGGCTGCTGCTGCACCGCCGGCGGGGAGCGAGAGGAGGGTCCTCCGCCGGGCGCCACGGCCGCGGGCAGGGGCTGGATGCTCGCTCGCCAGTCTTCGCGCGCTCTTAGCTTTCTGAAACGCTACAGGGTCTTTGGAGACCAGCCAGGAAAACCCAGGCACGTGCGGAAAACTCGGGAGACCTCGGGTGGAgagtgagaggagaggagaggcggGAGAGGGCGAAGGATGCCTTCTCTGGCGCCTGGCCGCGGGGTTCGTTGCTGGGGGTGGACCGCACAGCGCCGACAAAAAGCGCTTTCACCCAGAGGCAGAGCTCAACAGAAGCCCCGGGAGACGGAGGGGTGCCTACACGGGTGTTTGGCTTGTGAGATAGCCCGGAAGAAAGAATCAGTCCGAACTTTTGCTGCCTGACTGCAGTTAGATCATTGCGGGGAAATTCCTAAAACTCCAGCCGAGGACGTGGAacttattttccttccttaatTTGGAGTTCCATTTCCTCACAGTTGGCTGCCATCAGAATTATTCCGTTCGACCCGCCCAACGATCCTTTCGAGAAGGCCTAGGAAGTGGAATCACCTCGTTTTCTGGATGAGGAAGCTCCGAGGCTGGTGGCGTTGGCCCAAAGGAAATGGGACGCGGATGCCCCGAGTCTAGCCAGTGGCTTCTTCTCTGGGCTGCCTGCAGAAGCCTTTCGCGACACAGCCCCGCCGGGCGGGCCGGCCCCCCTAGATGTAAGCATGGTGCGCTCGAAACCAAACGGAGCGCACGGTGACGTGTGGGAACCATGACAGTGCCTGGAAGGCACGAGTAAACGTAGGCGCTTGGTTTGGATTTTTTCTATCTTAGCGTACCCACTGGCTAAGTCCCTGGCTGTCTGTGATGGACGGGGATGCAAGAAGAGGGACCTCGCTTCGTAGTCACGTCCCGGGGAGGTGCTCGCACGCAGAGCAGCAGGAAAGCCCGTCCCTCCAGACTATGATAAATAATTTCTGGGCCCGTCTTCCTATGGCTTCCTGTCTTTCTCAGGCGCGTTCACAAGTAAATCCCTGCGATTGCGCTCTGAGTGTGCGCACGGGGAGCGCCCTGGGGCGGAGGCCCCTCTGTCCGGCGGTTCTGCCCCTCCTGGTTTTCTCAGGACCGGGAATCTGGTTCTGCCCGGCCCTGGATGCTGTGGCTGCTCCCACCCGTCCTCAGGCCCTGGCGCGTCCGTGAATTTCCCCAACTTCCCGCCCAGAGTCTGAAGCCTGAGAGTGAAATTTATAGATCTAACCCCGCCCGCCACCCTCGCAAGGGCTAACCTTCTCTTCCACTTCCCGGTATCACCTACAGCTCATACGTCACATCGACGGATCAGTGCCTCCAAGACTTAGGACACAATGAGTCCATCAGACCCCTTCCCATGTTCGCGGATAGATTAACGGGCCTGTGAAAATAGCACAACCTCGGGAAAACGCGTCCCGGTCAGGCCTCGGGGTGTCAAGGTCAGCATCCTGGGGGAGGCGGACGGacgagggtgggggaggggattcAGTGGAGGCTTTTCTCAAATACTGGAAAGCAGCACACACACCTGCCCACCCTGCAAAGATTACCGAAGTCTCTTTCGGcctgttggatttttttttttttaatgtagttgaaGAGAAATGCCTTGTGTGCTACCTGAGGTGAAGTTGGAGTGGTTACAGAATTGTCCTTCAAAGCGTCACTAACCGTTAGTAGGGACCTCTTGGTTACTCCCTGTGTACCATAAAACATATTTCCTAATTGCTTCTTTTCCAGCAACCAGGACTATTCAGGGATGAGACACTTTCAAAATCAATCAAattttggagtttattttggGATTTTGACGGCTGCCCAGGATTCACAGGCGTCATACAACACAACACTTAACTAGCACACCCACATCCGGGAGGTCCGTGCATCTTTTCTATTATCCTTAGTCAGCATTTGCACCCAGGTTTATCTCATCCAGTCATCTGCTGGGAGCATCATGTTTCTTGGAGTCAGGTGGAGCGGGTTTGATCCCCAGCTGGGCTGCTTGGACAACTTTAGAAAGTCAATGAGCTTTTcaaagcctgtttcctcatctggaaaatggactTAATCAAACATACTCCATCGAAATCTTGTAAGGATTAAATCGGATACGTTAGGTAAAGTGTTTTACAGAGGAGCTGGCATTATGCAGCAGTCAGtcaataaatggtatttaaaCACAGGTTAACACTTTGCCTCAAAGGAACGTCTCACCCCAGGGGATCTGTGTGATCCTCATGACAATACCTCGAAATAGGACCCGCACCTGTGGAGAAGGTGTTGGTGTGTGTCGTAGAGTCTTCCTGAGGTGGGGTAGGGACCggaagaaagaggaaatcaacttTCCCCAAATACAAGTTGCCCCTTGTCACACAATAAGGGTGACATGATTCCAAGTGACATTTATTTCAAACAACTGAATATGCCACATTGTTCTCCATTCAGTGCCTCAAAAATGTGGACCCATATCTTTCATGATCAAATCTGAGCAAAGatataaagctataaaaattatgaagaatGTCCATTTGAAGCCCAAAACCAGGATAAAACACTTCCGAGTGCAAAAATGtatcatgctttaaaaatattgagagaaTTATCTGGTGCTAGAATGGAAACTGCTTCTTTACATGGAAGCATgaagaaaatgtcatttttctgaaGCATAATCACGGGTAGCTGTAGTACTTTTCCATATTTGTTTACAATCTTCTTCCATGAAACAATTTAAACGTGATCTGCAGCTGATAATGAAGGTTGGTGAAAGTCACTAGAGTAATTAAAATGATTACCTAACTTCAGAGCTTCTGTATATCCTCTTGATGTTTATTTTCATCTAATCCCTCTAATTATTTGTGTAACAAAGTGAGCATTGCTTCTTCTGTACTAATGAAGCCTTGGATTGCTGGCATCAGCTACTGTGTTTCAGCATTCAGCTGCTgttctcaaataaacaaaggttaaaaaaaaaacctcatctgGGGAGTTAACAAAAAACATATTGCATAATCACTGAACATGTGCATTTTGCCTTGGTGAGTAATATGCACCTGTTACTTCGGCAGCAAAAAGATTGCAGCCCGATTAGTGTTCTGTATAGAACTGATCCCATTTGACATTTGAGCCTGGAGTTCCGCTAGTGTGACTAAATCAACCTTCACGTGAGCATTTTGGAACTTCCTTGATATTCTTAGTCAAGTGAGAAGGAGATCAAGAAAAAAAGCTATACACAATTAGGTATTTGTAAATATCTGTATAATATTATGGGCATGCAAATCAGGTTGTAAGAAGAATCAACTAACTCATGTGGGAATAATAATGTAATGGGGATGGTATTGATCATCGATACCCACCTGTTGTGTGAACATGAATATTTTCTGATAAAATATCAGATACAATTATGTGAAAGAATGatgtcaaaataaataattcaaatagtCCCAAATTCCAGGGATACATGAGAGTTTCATTGATCACTGTCAGAAAAA
It includes:
- the B3GAT2 gene encoding galactosylgalactosylxylosylprotein 3-beta-glucuronosyltransferase 2; this translates as MKSVLFSRFFILLPWILIVIIMLDVDTRRPAPPLTPRPYFSPYPGGRGGARLPLRRGGAGRGREQRNESRPPLPLPPEPPLPTIYAITPTYSRPVQKAELTRLANTFRQVAQLHWILVEDAAARSELVSRFLARAGLPSTHLHVPTPRRYKRPGLPRATEQRNAGLAWLRQRHGHQRAQPGVLFFADDDNTYSLELFQEMRTTRKVSVWPVGLVGGRRYERPLVENGKVVGWYTGWRADRTFAVDMAGFAVSLQVILSNPKAVFKRRGSQPGMQESDFLKQITTVEELEPKASNCTKVLVWHTRTEKVNLANEPKYHLDTVTIEV